In Hymenobacter sublimis, a single genomic region encodes these proteins:
- the recO gene encoding DNA repair protein RecO, translating into MLIKTRGIVLSYMRYRETSIIARIYTEQLGLQSYVVNGVRKAKPPGRIALFQPFTPLELVAYTSRSGGLTRLSEYRCAEPFRTLPYDVRKSSIALFLAEITGRVLQEEEKNEPLFTFLHDSILAFDRQEEGFENFALVFLLGLSHYLGFGPENGEQITTQVAFASEVPGGAVSTSATAMRFQEFEQHFDALLREPATATVPNGRVRRELLGVLIRYYQLHVEHLGDIRSLAVLSEVLAEL; encoded by the coding sequence ATGCTTATAAAAACCCGTGGTATCGTTCTGAGTTACATGCGCTACCGCGAAACCAGCATCATTGCGCGCATTTACACCGAGCAGTTGGGGCTGCAGAGCTACGTTGTGAACGGAGTGCGCAAGGCCAAACCCCCAGGCCGAATTGCCCTGTTTCAGCCATTCACGCCACTGGAGCTGGTGGCCTATACCTCCCGTAGCGGCGGCCTCACTCGCCTCTCGGAGTACCGGTGCGCCGAGCCGTTCCGCACCCTGCCTTACGATGTACGTAAGAGCAGCATTGCTCTGTTTCTGGCAGAAATTACGGGCCGTGTGCTGCAGGAGGAAGAAAAGAATGAGCCTCTATTTACATTTCTGCACGATTCCATTCTGGCTTTCGACCGGCAGGAGGAAGGCTTTGAGAACTTTGCCTTGGTGTTTCTGCTGGGGCTCAGCCACTACCTAGGTTTCGGTCCCGAAAATGGGGAGCAGATTACTACTCAGGTGGCTTTTGCCTCCGAAGTACCGGGCGGCGCAGTCAGCACTAGCGCTACGGCCATGCGTTTTCAGGAGTTTGAGCAGCATTTTGACGCTTTACTTCGGGAGCCTGCTACCGCTACCGTTCCTAATGGGCGCGTACGCCGGGAGCTGCTGGGTGTGCTGATTCGCTACTACCAGCTCCACGTGGAGCACTTAGGCGACATCCGCTCCCTCGCCGTTCTTTCGGAGGTGCTGGCCGAGCTGTAG
- a CDS encoding thymidine kinase: MFIEPRVGTGRDIARQGWIEVVCGSMFSGKTEELIRRLNRAKIARQRVEIFKPALDTRYHAEDVVSHNQNSIRSTPVPVAQEMLLLAAGCDVVGVDEAQFFDESLVEVCVQLANRGTRVIVAGLDMDYMGQPFGPMPALMAVAEFVTKVHAVCVCCGEIASYSFRVAASESKILLGETDAYEARCRYCFQEGMREKATEPSSQAEAR, translated from the coding sequence GTGTTTATCGAACCCCGCGTCGGTACCGGCCGTGATATTGCCCGCCAGGGCTGGATTGAAGTTGTGTGCGGCTCCATGTTTTCCGGCAAAACGGAGGAGTTAATTCGGCGACTGAACCGGGCCAAAATTGCTCGTCAGCGGGTCGAGATATTCAAGCCCGCCCTCGATACGCGCTACCACGCCGAGGACGTGGTGTCGCACAACCAAAACAGCATCCGCTCCACGCCTGTACCCGTGGCCCAGGAAATGCTGCTGCTGGCCGCTGGCTGCGACGTAGTGGGCGTAGATGAAGCGCAGTTCTTCGACGAGTCGTTGGTGGAGGTGTGCGTGCAGTTGGCCAACCGGGGCACCCGCGTCATTGTGGCCGGCCTCGACATGGACTACATGGGCCAGCCCTTCGGTCCCATGCCCGCCCTGATGGCCGTGGCGGAGTTTGTTACGAAAGTGCACGCCGTGTGCGTATGCTGCGGCGAAATAGCCTCTTATTCCTTCCGGGTTGCTGCCTCCGAAAGCAAAATTCTGCTGGGCGAAACCGACGCCTACGAAGCCCGCTGCCGTTACTGTTTTCAGGAAGGCATGCGCGAAAAAGCAACCGAGCCAAGCAGCCAGGCCGAAGCACGCTAA
- a CDS encoding FKBP-type peptidyl-prolyl cis-trans isomerase: MYTAFFRTHLPRLPLLLSLFALLLTACQKEEEDTTDYAARDETSIQAYIADNKLTGFQRQPSGLYVAITQPGTGATAKADQTVSAKYKGTTLDGNVFDSNMSTLGSFSFVLGKGQVIAGWDQGFALLNKGSKAILLIPSDLAYAGRAMGTIPAHSILRFDVEVTDIK, encoded by the coding sequence ATGTACACCGCTTTTTTCCGCACCCACCTGCCCCGGCTACCCCTGCTGCTGAGCCTGTTTGCCTTGCTGCTGACTGCTTGCCAGAAAGAGGAAGAAGATACCACCGACTACGCTGCTCGCGACGAGACTAGCATTCAGGCCTATATTGCTGATAACAAGCTCACTGGTTTCCAACGTCAGCCCTCGGGCTTGTACGTAGCTATTACCCAGCCTGGTACCGGCGCCACTGCCAAAGCCGACCAAACCGTTTCGGCCAAGTACAAGGGCACTACCCTCGACGGAAATGTGTTTGACAGCAATATGAGTACGTTGGGCTCGTTTTCGTTTGTACTCGGTAAAGGCCAGGTTATTGCGGGTTGGGACCAGGGCTTCGCGCTGCTAAACAAGGGTAGCAAAGCCATTCTGCTGATACCGTCTGATTTGGCCTATGCCGGACGGGCAATGGGCACTATTCCGGCGCATTCCATACTGCGCTTTGATGTGGAAGTAACCGACATTAAGTAA
- a CDS encoding FKBP-type peptidyl-prolyl cis-trans isomerase, giving the protein MHLSTRHSYLGILGLLLSIAPFWVQAQQVLPVAVPTTTDSLLARAITTPSGLRYLIRQPGSGPAARAGEKVTVHYTGFLMDGHIFDASVKQGGPLKVRAGRGEVVPGWDEVLLLLPQGSRARVWVPAALGYGPEGRPDPDNEERYLIPPNADLVFELEVLKIK; this is encoded by the coding sequence GTGCACCTTTCCACGCGGCACTCCTACCTTGGCATTCTGGGCTTGCTGCTGAGCATTGCTCCCTTCTGGGTGCAGGCTCAGCAGGTCTTGCCTGTCGCCGTACCCACTACCACCGACAGCCTGCTGGCGCGGGCCATTACTACCCCTTCCGGGCTGCGTTACCTGATTCGACAGCCGGGCTCTGGTCCGGCGGCCCGCGCCGGGGAGAAAGTGACCGTGCACTACACGGGCTTTCTGATGGATGGGCATATTTTCGACGCTTCAGTAAAACAGGGTGGGCCGCTGAAAGTGCGGGCGGGCCGTGGGGAAGTGGTGCCGGGTTGGGACGAGGTGCTGCTGCTGCTACCCCAGGGGAGCCGGGCGCGGGTCTGGGTTCCGGCCGCTCTGGGTTACGGCCCCGAAGGCCGTCCCGACCCGGACAACGAGGAGCGTTACCTGATTCCGCCCAATGCTGACTTGGTGTTCGAGCTGGAAGTGTTGAAAATAAAATAA
- a CDS encoding four helix bundle protein, whose translation MKQDNAVLLKSYAFAVRIVRLYKHLRQQGEVPPLAGQVLRSGTAVGANVEEAVGGFSKRNFVAKCSIAYKEARETHFWLRLLRDTDCLEIRLADSLLEEAEELKKLLAAIILSSRQNTKPE comes from the coding sequence GTGAAACAGGATAATGCAGTTTTATTAAAGAGTTATGCCTTTGCGGTGCGAATTGTTCGATTATATAAGCATTTACGACAGCAGGGAGAAGTGCCACCCTTGGCCGGACAAGTACTTCGTAGTGGTACGGCAGTGGGTGCTAATGTAGAAGAAGCAGTGGGTGGATTTTCCAAACGCAACTTTGTGGCCAAGTGCAGTATTGCTTATAAAGAAGCGCGAGAAACACACTTTTGGTTGCGTCTGTTGCGTGACACGGATTGTTTGGAAATACGATTAGCCGACTCTTTATTGGAAGAAGCCGAAGAGTTAAAAAAGCTGTTGGCAGCTATAATTCTTTCATCCCGCCAGAACACCAAGCCAGAGTAG
- a CDS encoding FKBP-type peptidyl-prolyl cis-trans isomerase encodes MSNAFFRSRLTQLPLSLLGLFMLLLSACQKEDNTDYAARDEASIQTYIADNKLTGFQRQPSGLYVAITQPGTGPTAQKNQLVSAKYSGSFLNGTVFDSNTSSYSLLDFPLGQNIMIPAWEEGFTLLNKGAKATFLVPSALAYREVGAGPIPPNTVLRFDVEVVDIATTIDYAARDEATIQKYIADKKLTGFQRQPSGLYIAITQPGTGANAKKGQTAAARYTGTTLDGKVFDSNTSATSPFSFVVGNGQVIAGWDEGFTLLNKGSKAILLLPSSLAYGNRAVSTIPANSILRFDVELADIK; translated from the coding sequence ATGTCCAACGCTTTTTTCCGCTCTCGGTTAACCCAACTGCCCCTGTCCTTACTGGGCTTGTTTATGTTGCTGCTCAGCGCTTGCCAGAAGGAAGATAATACTGATTACGCCGCTCGTGACGAGGCTAGCATTCAGACCTATATTGCCGATAACAAGCTGACGGGATTTCAGCGCCAGCCTTCGGGCCTGTACGTGGCTATTACCCAGCCCGGCACCGGACCAACCGCTCAAAAAAACCAGCTAGTGTCGGCGAAGTATAGCGGCAGCTTTCTTAACGGGACGGTGTTTGACAGCAACACTAGCTCCTACAGCTTGCTGGACTTTCCTTTGGGGCAGAATATCATGATTCCGGCCTGGGAAGAGGGCTTTACCTTATTGAACAAGGGCGCCAAAGCTACTTTCCTGGTTCCTTCTGCTCTGGCTTACCGGGAGGTAGGAGCTGGCCCGATTCCGCCCAATACGGTGCTGCGCTTTGATGTGGAGGTTGTGGACATTGCCACTACCATTGACTACGCGGCCCGCGACGAAGCAACCATTCAGAAATACATTGCCGACAAAAAGCTAACTGGCTTCCAGCGTCAGCCCTCCGGGCTATATATAGCCATTACCCAGCCGGGCACCGGCGCTAACGCCAAAAAAGGCCAAACGGCCGCAGCCCGCTACACCGGCACTACTCTGGACGGAAAAGTGTTTGACAGCAATACCTCGGCTACTAGTCCATTCTCGTTTGTGGTAGGCAACGGCCAGGTCATAGCCGGCTGGGATGAAGGATTCACCTTGCTCAACAAAGGCAGCAAAGCTATTCTGCTGCTTCCCTCTTCGCTGGCTTACGGCAACAGAGCGGTCAGCACGATTCCGGCAAATTCCATTCTGCGTTTTGACGTAGAACTGGCTGACATCAAATAA
- a CDS encoding 2Fe-2S iron-sulfur cluster-binding protein, with product MPTLLVQNLPGGPIPVAAGATLLAAVQAAGHDWLHACGARGRCTTCRLQVVSGPDLLTPPTEPELRYRAAGRLLPTERLTCQARLPAGEVTGRVPEATKLPHVQYVE from the coding sequence ATGCCCACTCTACTTGTGCAAAATCTGCCCGGCGGGCCTATTCCGGTGGCCGCCGGCGCTACCCTGCTAGCCGCCGTACAGGCCGCCGGCCACGACTGGCTCCATGCCTGCGGGGCCCGGGGGCGCTGCACTACCTGCCGCCTGCAGGTAGTAAGCGGCCCGGACCTGCTAACGCCGCCCACTGAGCCGGAGTTGCGCTACCGGGCGGCCGGCCGCTTGTTGCCCACCGAGCGTCTCACCTGCCAGGCGCGCCTACCCGCCGGCGAGGTCACGGGCCGCGTGCCGGAAGCTACCAAGTTGCCCCACGTTCAGTATGTGGAGTAA
- a CDS encoding FKBP-type peptidyl-prolyl cis-trans isomerase: MQFLLSRLPLLASALFMAAGLMSFQGEPAPFSKLRSGLEYRIYRRENGRYVLRPALPATGDPSYATRVGRIMSLHLEFRTATDSVLMHSRRQGGGQPVRVPLDTIRRGQAGGVEEALSLLQPGDSGVFRLNVDTVFAKSFRQPVPPFVRRAGATLTVLAKAEKVQTEAEAMQDVQRQMQLAQEQAKKQAAQQKLKDDARILAYLKQNKLKALKTPSGVYYVVTKAGTGLKPKKGQTVSVLYKGLLLNGKVFDSSERNGNKPIEFPLGTGQVIPGWDQGIALLNKGSKAILLIPSGLAYGPRGAGTDIPPNSVLRFNVELVGVK; this comes from the coding sequence ATGCAATTTCTTTTATCCCGCTTGCCCCTGCTTGCTTCTGCCCTCTTCATGGCGGCCGGTCTGATGAGCTTTCAGGGAGAACCCGCCCCCTTCAGCAAGCTGCGCTCCGGCCTGGAGTACCGAATTTATCGCCGGGAAAATGGGCGGTACGTGCTGCGCCCGGCCCTGCCTGCTACCGGTGACCCCTCCTACGCCACCCGCGTGGGCCGCATCATGAGCCTGCACCTAGAGTTCCGGACGGCCACGGACTCCGTGCTGATGCACTCCCGGCGGCAGGGCGGCGGCCAGCCCGTGCGAGTGCCCCTGGATACAATACGGCGCGGACAGGCGGGCGGGGTTGAGGAAGCACTGTCGTTGCTGCAGCCCGGCGACTCGGGCGTGTTCCGCCTGAACGTGGATACGGTCTTTGCCAAGTCGTTTCGCCAGCCGGTGCCGCCGTTTGTGCGGCGGGCGGGCGCAACACTGACGGTACTGGCCAAGGCTGAAAAGGTGCAGACGGAGGCCGAGGCCATGCAGGATGTGCAGCGGCAAATGCAGCTGGCCCAGGAGCAAGCTAAAAAGCAGGCTGCCCAGCAGAAACTCAAGGACGATGCCCGCATTCTAGCCTACCTCAAGCAAAACAAGCTGAAGGCTTTGAAAACCCCGAGCGGGGTGTATTACGTTGTGACCAAGGCCGGCACGGGCCTCAAGCCCAAGAAGGGACAAACCGTTTCAGTGCTCTACAAAGGCCTGTTGCTCAACGGTAAGGTTTTCGATTCTTCGGAGCGAAATGGAAATAAGCCCATTGAATTTCCGTTGGGTACGGGCCAGGTGATTCCCGGCTGGGACCAGGGCATTGCCCTCCTCAACAAGGGTAGCAAAGCCATTCTGCTAATTCCTTCCGGCCTGGCGTATGGTCCGCGCGGCGCCGGCACCGACATTCCGCCGAATTCTGTGCTGCGCTTTAATGTAGAGCTGGTAGGCGTAAAGTAA
- the porZ gene encoding type IX secretion system anionic LPS delivery protein PorZ, with product MTLMLRLRRGAILAAFFLTVFASAARAQSTAGYGDWQLHLPTNRAKALAEAGDRVYVAAEDAFFYFDKSLNTTRLLSRRDGLHDVGVNALAYDSVSQQVVVAYRNTNLDILRLKDGAILNLPDILRKEISGTKTINHIHVAGKTAYLSCSFGIVALDLARLEIRDTYTNIGPGGTVVQVYATTVAGNQLVAATSNGLMRAPLAANLLDYRAWTTDLSNRGDSFRTVAVQNGQVFAGSIGDQLYRYNPATPTTGWQPVAASLRGVEFRQLTPSRAGLLVTDNTKVSVLNAATGAVTATLRPAHLRDPRAALRTRDGAYFLADFSNGLLKTTNGQQAEQFITNAPAQAQAYSVLADARTNTVDIFSGGYEERFKQQDFYRGFFEYKNGQWDNITSATLSSAQYPNPKDVSRGTRTPDGTLYVASYGNGLLEWKGPGNFRLFNPTSSLPNPLRSAIADLNYTRVTDVKADTDGKVWVVNRHQVAGQSGLFIFDPAASTWTTVPYFNGSDNLERLVHDDVGGVWVTRSRAPEGTTLGLNAFNLTTNENRYFGVTDGLPSGELYDIVKDRNGNIWVATKLGPAVFTDPSSAFDLSLGLGFTTPIVQRGEGTGFAALRDEVIRAIAVDGGNRKWFATDRGLWLFNEDGDEALAHFTTENSPLPSNRIVDVEVNDKTGEVFVVTDAGVVSYRGGATVTEGKPSCASVFPNPVRTDFTGQVGISGLANNATVKITDVAGRLVYQTRANGGTVTWNLADYNGRRVQSGVYLVLSSDADGKNGCVSKVAVVER from the coding sequence ATGACTCTAATGTTACGCCTGCGCCGGGGGGCTATCCTCGCGGCTTTCTTCCTGACCGTTTTTGCTTCCGCTGCCCGCGCCCAGTCGACGGCCGGCTACGGCGACTGGCAGCTGCACCTACCCACCAACCGGGCCAAGGCCCTGGCCGAAGCGGGCGACCGGGTGTACGTGGCGGCTGAGGACGCCTTCTTCTACTTCGATAAGAGCCTGAACACCACCCGGCTTCTGTCGCGCCGCGACGGCCTGCACGACGTGGGCGTCAACGCCCTGGCCTACGACTCCGTCAGCCAGCAGGTAGTGGTGGCCTACCGCAACACCAACCTGGATATTCTGCGCCTGAAGGATGGGGCTATCTTGAACCTGCCGGATATTCTGCGCAAGGAAATCAGTGGCACCAAAACCATCAACCACATTCACGTGGCGGGTAAAACGGCCTACCTCTCGTGCAGCTTCGGAATCGTAGCCCTGGATCTGGCCCGCCTCGAAATCCGGGATACATACACCAATATTGGGCCGGGTGGAACGGTAGTGCAGGTGTACGCCACGACCGTGGCCGGCAACCAGCTGGTTGCTGCTACCTCCAATGGCCTGATGCGTGCCCCCCTGGCCGCCAACCTGCTCGATTACCGCGCCTGGACCACCGACCTGTCTAACCGCGGCGACTCCTTTCGTACGGTGGCGGTGCAGAACGGGCAGGTATTTGCCGGCAGCATCGGCGACCAACTGTACCGCTACAACCCGGCTACCCCCACTACGGGCTGGCAACCCGTGGCTGCTTCCCTGCGGGGCGTGGAATTTCGGCAGCTGACGCCTTCGCGGGCCGGCTTACTCGTGACAGATAACACCAAGGTATCGGTGCTGAACGCGGCCACCGGCGCAGTAACGGCCACGCTACGGCCGGCCCATCTGCGCGACCCGCGCGCCGCCCTACGCACCCGGGACGGCGCCTACTTCCTGGCTGATTTTTCTAACGGCTTGCTGAAAACAACCAACGGACAGCAGGCAGAGCAGTTCATTACCAACGCGCCAGCCCAGGCCCAGGCCTACAGTGTGCTAGCTGACGCCCGCACCAACACCGTGGACATCTTCAGCGGAGGCTACGAAGAGCGATTCAAACAGCAAGACTTTTACCGGGGATTTTTTGAGTACAAAAATGGGCAGTGGGACAACATCACAAGCGCTACGCTGTCGTCCGCCCAGTACCCTAACCCCAAGGACGTATCCCGTGGGACCCGCACTCCCGATGGCACACTTTACGTGGCTAGCTACGGCAACGGGCTGCTGGAGTGGAAAGGTCCCGGCAACTTTCGCTTATTCAATCCTACTTCTAGTCTGCCCAACCCCCTACGTAGCGCTATTGCCGATCTTAACTACACGCGGGTAACCGATGTAAAGGCTGATACTGACGGAAAAGTGTGGGTAGTGAACCGCCACCAGGTAGCCGGACAATCGGGCCTGTTCATCTTCGATCCAGCTGCTTCTACTTGGACAACTGTTCCTTATTTCAATGGTAGTGACAACCTGGAGCGACTAGTCCATGACGACGTGGGAGGCGTGTGGGTAACACGGTCCCGCGCTCCGGAGGGTACCACTCTGGGGTTGAATGCATTCAACCTGACTACCAACGAGAACCGCTACTTCGGTGTTACTGATGGGTTGCCTTCCGGAGAGCTGTATGACATTGTGAAAGACCGTAACGGGAATATCTGGGTGGCCACCAAGTTAGGCCCAGCGGTATTTACCGACCCCAGCTCAGCTTTCGACCTTTCGCTAGGGCTAGGCTTTACCACACCTATCGTGCAGCGTGGCGAAGGCACGGGCTTTGCTGCGCTGCGAGACGAGGTAATCCGCGCCATAGCCGTGGATGGGGGTAACCGCAAGTGGTTTGCCACTGACCGGGGCTTGTGGCTCTTCAACGAAGATGGTGATGAAGCCCTGGCTCACTTCACCACCGAAAACAGCCCCTTACCCTCCAACCGGATTGTGGACGTGGAAGTGAATGACAAAACCGGCGAGGTATTCGTGGTAACCGATGCCGGGGTGGTGTCTTACCGCGGGGGCGCTACCGTCACGGAGGGTAAGCCTAGCTGCGCCAGCGTGTTCCCCAACCCAGTTCGCACGGACTTTACGGGTCAGGTAGGTATTTCTGGGCTGGCTAACAACGCCACTGTTAAAATCACGGATGTGGCAGGCCGCCTCGTGTATCAAACCCGCGCCAATGGCGGCACTGTTACCTGGAACCTGGCCGACTACAACGGCCGCCGGGTGCAGTCGGGCGTGTATCTAGTACTGTCATCGGATGCCGACGGAAAGAATGGCTGCGTTAGCAAAGTAGCCGTAGTAGAGCGCTAG
- a CDS encoding FKBP-type peptidyl-prolyl cis-trans isomerase, with protein MLLQRNFLSLALAAGVLGLASCNKGGDFSKTKSGIEYKVFKGTNGKYDDREVSAEGDPTYKDRVGKIMALHVEYRTAKDSILFNSRKQQMGFPVRVPLDSVRKEQRGGLEEAISLLQPGDSAVFRFNVDTIFAKSFRQPVPPFMKKAGNTMTMYVKVDKVQTRDEAMADVQKMQVEQQQKMQAYAETQLKKDDVTLQDYIKKNSLNAQKDASGVYVAVTQPGTGPKPKQGQVVSVQYKGTLLDGKEFDSSAKGNQGKPIEFPIGVGQVIPGWDKAIPLLNKGSKAVLLIPSSLAYGQRGAGANIPADAILRFDVELVDVKNAPAAPAGQPNAADIQRQLEEMQRQQQGK; from the coding sequence ATGCTCCTTCAACGCAACTTTTTGAGCCTGGCCCTCGCTGCCGGCGTCCTGGGCCTCGCCTCCTGCAACAAAGGCGGTGATTTCAGCAAGACGAAATCGGGGATTGAATACAAAGTTTTTAAAGGCACTAACGGCAAGTACGATGACCGCGAGGTTAGCGCCGAAGGTGATCCTACCTACAAAGATCGGGTAGGCAAAATCATGGCTTTGCACGTGGAATACCGCACGGCCAAGGATTCTATCCTGTTTAACTCGCGCAAGCAGCAGATGGGCTTCCCGGTGCGTGTGCCCCTGGACTCGGTGCGCAAGGAGCAGCGCGGCGGTTTGGAAGAAGCTATTTCGCTGTTGCAGCCCGGCGACTCGGCCGTGTTCCGCTTCAACGTGGACACCATCTTTGCGAAGTCGTTCCGCCAGCCGGTGCCGCCCTTCATGAAGAAAGCCGGCAACACGATGACCATGTACGTGAAGGTGGACAAAGTCCAGACCCGCGACGAGGCCATGGCCGACGTGCAGAAAATGCAGGTGGAGCAGCAGCAGAAAATGCAAGCCTACGCCGAAACGCAGCTCAAGAAGGACGACGTAACCCTGCAGGACTACATCAAGAAAAACAGCCTGAACGCCCAGAAGGACGCCTCCGGTGTGTACGTAGCTGTAACCCAGCCCGGCACCGGCCCCAAGCCCAAGCAGGGCCAGGTGGTATCGGTGCAGTACAAAGGCACCCTGCTCGACGGCAAGGAGTTCGACTCCTCGGCCAAAGGCAACCAGGGCAAGCCCATTGAATTCCCGATTGGTGTGGGCCAGGTTATTCCCGGCTGGGACAAGGCTATTCCCCTGCTCAATAAGGGCTCGAAGGCAGTGCTGCTGATTCCTTCTTCCCTGGCCTACGGGCAGCGCGGCGCCGGTGCCAACATTCCTGCCGATGCTATTCTGCGTTTTGACGTGGAGTTGGTAGACGTGAAAAACGCGCCGGCAGCTCCTGCTGGCCAGCCTAACGCCGCTGACATTCAGCGCCAGCTGGAAGAGATGCAGCGCCAGCAGCAGGGCAAGTAA
- a CDS encoding FKBP-type peptidyl-prolyl cis-trans isomerase — MKKFALALSLLILPLLTVPALTSCNTEPDYIKQVRQQEEDQKKADDATIQAYLTRHSITNYTRLPSGIYLVPLVDGPTTNSLIKAGNKVTTNFVSKYIGETNEGQVLVASSSNRTPCGCISFYANQPTPEAPTGYQQGVLQMRKGDRKQVIIPSFLLVYGGGSYYQSLVPNTPPTPLLFDIEVTEVQ, encoded by the coding sequence ATGAAGAAGTTTGCGCTGGCCCTTTCCCTGTTGATTTTGCCGCTCCTTACCGTGCCGGCCCTTACCAGCTGCAACACCGAGCCTGATTATATCAAGCAGGTCCGTCAGCAGGAAGAGGATCAGAAAAAAGCGGACGACGCTACCATTCAGGCCTACCTCACCCGGCATAGCATCACCAACTATACTCGCCTACCTTCGGGAATTTACCTGGTACCGCTGGTCGACGGGCCTACCACTAATTCGCTGATTAAAGCTGGTAACAAGGTGACTACTAATTTTGTCAGCAAGTACATTGGTGAGACTAATGAAGGACAGGTACTTGTTGCCTCAAGTTCTAATCGTACTCCGTGCGGATGTATCTCCTTCTATGCAAATCAACCTACGCCAGAAGCACCAACTGGCTATCAGCAAGGAGTGCTACAAATGCGTAAAGGCGACCGAAAGCAGGTAATTATCCCTTCCTTTCTACTAGTATATGGTGGGGGTAGCTACTATCAGAGCTTGGTGCCTAATACGCCTCCTACGCCACTGCTATTTGATATAGAAGTCACTGAAGTTCAGTAA
- the rodA gene encoding rod shape-determining protein RodA yields MNSSPARYSRSIDWPTVLIYLLMVGLGWLNVYAASYSPDAPASPLSSLSFQELMAYDWFKQILWVATAVVLIVILLVVDYKAYDTFAFVLYGGMILLLVITPFIARPIGGSRSWLELGPMRLQPAELAKFVTALAASRYMASINLRQQNFRDQLVLAGITLLPPLLILAANETGQALVFAAFLLAYFREGMSPLILVILAAGGVILILALLVPKLWLVGAFTLVLGLLFAFNSKLWRHHLPLSMSIWVVVIGMVFGVDFFFNNVLQAHQRKRIEVLINPSADPLGVGWNVTQSKIAIGSGGFAGKGFLQGTQTKFDFVPAQSTDFIFCTIGEEWGWLGTTLVVVLFMALLVRIVYVAERQKSVFGRTYGYCVASIIFFHFCVNIGMTIGLAPVVGIPLPFFSYGGSSLWSFTTLLFILLALDAYRKQDLERY; encoded by the coding sequence TTGAACTCTTCTCCCGCCCGGTATTCGCGCAGCATCGACTGGCCAACGGTCCTGATTTACCTGTTGATGGTAGGGCTGGGCTGGCTGAACGTGTATGCGGCCAGCTACTCGCCCGACGCGCCGGCCAGTCCGCTCAGCTCCCTGAGTTTTCAGGAATTGATGGCCTACGACTGGTTTAAGCAGATTCTGTGGGTAGCCACCGCCGTAGTGCTAATTGTTATCCTGCTGGTGGTTGATTACAAGGCTTACGACACCTTTGCTTTTGTGCTCTACGGGGGCATGATTCTGCTGCTGGTCATTACCCCATTTATCGCCCGGCCCATCGGGGGGTCCCGGTCGTGGCTGGAGCTGGGGCCCATGCGCCTGCAGCCGGCTGAGCTAGCCAAGTTCGTGACGGCCCTGGCGGCGTCACGCTACATGGCAAGCATCAATCTGCGCCAGCAAAACTTCCGCGACCAGCTGGTACTGGCGGGCATCACCTTGTTGCCCCCGCTGCTTATCCTGGCGGCCAATGAAACCGGGCAGGCGCTGGTATTCGCCGCCTTCCTGCTGGCATATTTCCGGGAGGGCATGTCGCCGCTGATTCTGGTGATTCTGGCTGCTGGCGGGGTTATTCTTATTCTGGCGCTGCTGGTGCCCAAGCTGTGGCTGGTGGGCGCGTTTACCCTGGTGCTGGGTTTGTTGTTTGCCTTCAACTCCAAGCTCTGGCGGCACCATCTGCCCTTGTCAATGAGTATATGGGTCGTGGTGATTGGCATGGTGTTCGGGGTTGATTTCTTCTTCAACAACGTGCTGCAAGCCCACCAGCGCAAACGCATCGAAGTGCTCATCAACCCTTCCGCCGACCCCTTGGGGGTAGGCTGGAACGTCACGCAGTCGAAAATTGCCATTGGCTCGGGCGGCTTTGCTGGCAAAGGGTTTTTGCAGGGCACCCAAACCAAGTTTGACTTCGTGCCGGCCCAAAGCACCGACTTTATCTTCTGCACCATAGGCGAGGAGTGGGGGTGGCTGGGTACCACGCTAGTAGTAGTGCTCTTTATGGCCTTGTTGGTGCGCATTGTGTACGTGGCGGAGCGGCAGAAATCGGTGTTTGGGCGCACCTACGGGTATTGCGTGGCCAGCATTATCTTCTTTCACTTCTGCGTCAACATCGGCATGACCATCGGTTTGGCGCCCGTGGTGGGCATTCCGCTACCCTTTTTCAGCTACGGGGGCTCCTCGCTCTGGTCCTTCACTACTCTGCTTTTCATCCTGCTGGCCCTTGATGCCTACCGCAAGCAGGACCTGGAGCGCTATTAA